In Pseudomonas sp. R76, one genomic interval encodes:
- a CDS encoding M12 family metallopeptidase, protein MAATHDTDYRLHGHPGARTRIYKKIIEDTYGPLINLQLKFVDGSKGDIRISTSKAETGTWSVIGTEALNIPPNEPTMHIDYPPDTGNLSANILHEFGHALGLLHEHQHPDRTLEFNIRETYKHFENEYNWGVPRTYHNIFKKADPADVITSPYDQQSIMHYAMNDKLLWKQPSTGANYVLSENDKTFLPTLYPHYNGRPRERPQTPR, encoded by the coding sequence ATGGCCGCAACACACGACACTGACTATCGCCTTCATGGACACCCCGGCGCACGAACAAGAATTTATAAAAAAATCATAGAAGACACTTACGGCCCACTGATCAACTTACAGCTAAAATTTGTTGACGGGTCTAAAGGCGACATCCGCATCTCCACCAGCAAGGCAGAAACGGGAACCTGGTCAGTCATTGGAACTGAAGCGCTAAACATTCCGCCCAATGAGCCGACTATGCATATCGACTACCCTCCCGACACGGGAAATCTTTCAGCGAATATCCTGCATGAATTTGGACATGCACTCGGCCTGCTGCATGAGCATCAACATCCCGATAGAACGCTTGAATTCAATATACGAGAAACTTACAAGCACTTCGAAAACGAATACAATTGGGGCGTCCCCCGCACCTACCACAATATTTTTAAAAAAGCCGATCCTGCCGACGTCATCACGTCACCCTATGATCAACAATCAATCATGCACTACGCCATGAACGATAAACTACTATGGAAGCAACCGTCGACTGGCGCTAATTACGTGCTCAGTGAAAATGACAAAACATTCCTGCCGACGCTTTATCCACACTACAATGGTCGCCCCCGGGAACGACCGCAAACACCGCGTTAA